DNA sequence from the Dreissena polymorpha isolate Duluth1 chromosome 3, UMN_Dpol_1.0, whole genome shotgun sequence genome:
TGACGTTAAATAAGTACACGTTTTGTTGCAATGCATTTAATGCGAgcacacatattttgttttattatataaaacaatcaCAATAAAAATTACATTCCTCCAAGATTTGCATATCTGAATGTTCCATAATATCACATTCATGAAATGCATTTACTCTTAACTGAAACAATATTTACGGCATGTTTTTTGCATAAATATATTCGTTAGTTTCTTTGTACATTACCCGTTTGTAATTTACGTGGTTCTTCTGGAGTTCGTGCCTCGCCTCTTTTGTTCTGGTGCATACGTCTAGGTGATATTCCAATATCCGTTAGGTCGGGCGGTCGAATTCCCAGAGTGCTTTTCGTGGTGACTGATTCAGTTTTCGCACCATTGGTTACGTTAACATGACCATTTGCATGGTTAAAATGTGTGGTTTCGTTTAATAATGGTTCCGACAACTGTCTGCGACGATTTATTCCTGCATCTGATTTACTTAAACTTGTACTTGGCTTGTCAACATAATCATAGATATTACTTAACTTAGAAGATCCGGTATTTGGAAGTTCAGGCAATTTTCTTATTAACCTACAGATGGGGTGATTTGGATCATTAACATAAGTGTGAAAATTTGTCACATTAACGTCTCCACAACTACCATGTTTCCTTGACAAGTCAAGCAAGTCCCCTCTGACATCAGCACATGCGGAAACAGTGCCATTGACATTTAAAGATTTCATTTGTTCTTCTTTTGCAAGGTCACTTACTTCATTAAAAGAAGAGTAAATATAGACCACATCACTTGTATCCTCATATGAGTCTCTGCATACTTTGGGCGGAGGCATATCCGTTCGACCGCAAGCAGATATATCTGGCGCACTGCTAAAGAAAGGACGCTTTAACGCGTCAAGATTTTTTGGCATGAAACTAAGAGACGGTGATTTTTTTACGTCGTTATAATCGAGAACGCTGTGATGAGTATCGACAAACAAAGGTTTCCAGCAACCATCCGTCCAGTCGGCCTGATTGAAGTTGTCTGGAGCTGCTCGTTCAGTGCTTTTGAGAACAATATTGGCTGTAACGTCGACACATTTGACAACTGTTTTCTCCGACCTGTTCGCAACATCATCATAGCCAGTGTAAATACTCGCTTCTTTGTCCGTGTGAACGACAACAGGCGTACTGTTATCCGAAGTTTTGTGGTTATTCGATGCTAAGATATTTACGTAATCATGCTTAACCGTATCCTCACATCTTACCGCTTGAATGTTAATGTTATGGCCTTTTAAGAGTCTAAAATTATTATGAAGCGGCACGCAATTCTTGCACAGCGGCTGGGAGCATTCCACACAGTAAAAAGTCTCATCACTATATGTGCCACATATATCGCACATATTTAAACTTTCGACTTTTTTAGTCCTGATATCATCCATCAGCCTTAGTTATTCAAGAAACGACGTTGACTACTTAAATTTCAtgtataaattgtattaataGTAGAACCGCTCCTTTTAATGCGAATTGTTTGAACGCACATGAATGTTCGACTGTGCGAAATAACATCGTGTTGCACTTGACCCTATAAAGGGGCAATTTCTAAACTGATACATCCGTCTGACTTAAAAAGATACGAAACTCATGCTATTGAATAAGATTATTCACATCCGATACGTACTTCCGTGTATATTGCACTTTATGTTTTTCGATGTTTCTACTTCACATACTAAGAAAGATGAGACagaaaatacaatttaagtaAAAGATAACACTTAATTTTGGGAAAggaaagtaaaaaaaagtaaCGCATTCGTGATGCAAGTTATCCGGACAGTTTATATACCTTTCTTTCTGTCACTGTGCGTAAAGTAATTACGGAATCTATATGATTACAGAATAAATTCGCTTTCCGGAGCCTAACTTGAAATTAAAAGAGTTTTCGCCTTGAGATTTGATAAGCATGAAGTTTTAATTATGAGGATGTGAATTGCATGTAAAATACAACTATTGGTTTCATATTtgagagttatagccctttgataatttttcattttagtATCCAGATCTCATGACGAGATATGTAGTGCACAAGGACCATATCTGTAGCTTCCATAAATTGAAAATTATTGTCATGTGTTAATCttttacatacacattttaatggGGCAAACTATACGAGGTACTTGAACTTCTCAAAACTGAACAGAAAATTTCCTCTAGCGACAAGCGGATCGGGTTGGGTGGGGGTATTGTGGGCAAGACAATGACAATTCTAGTTATAATTGGTATCCAAAGGAGTCCTCTCTCATCGTGTAAAAAGTGATCACACAAGATTTCATGTAAAAATAGTACAACTGGTCATTCATTGTTAACAATACTTTACTGAGGAAAAATCGGAATcgattattaataatttatttcctGTAATGGAACTTTTATATAACTTATGAGCGAATTACACTTTCAAATAATGCTCGTCTTCTTCTTTCTATGAGTATGACTTAAAAGCATGTCTTAATATTTGTATCCAATAGATattcacataacaaatgtaaCAATTCAGCATGAACCATAATTAAATAATACGATTTTATGCGTACGTGTTTGTTCTAACGTATCCCATAACCTACAAATTAGAATATGTTAACAATTAACGCACTATATGACATTGCTTTGTTTAGCTCTGCGCATTTTTTATACAGCATTGTGCATGGTTTCAATGTCCTTCATACTGAGTAATGAGACAGCTGCGCAGCTGTAAACGATATACAATTATGTTCCTCTTCTACTTTCGATAAATATCACTTAAAGGCATTTTATagcatttgtatttaaagaaaatgaaaacacaagGAAGCATAATAATGTACTGAAATGTATGGATTGTAACACAATCACTCTAATCGTACAGATGAATGTATGCCATAAGCAAAGATGTCAGTCTTTTTTCTTAAAGAGATAGAGTACTTTCAGAAGCAATGGTCGTCCTGTCTTACAGTGTATGTACAGCTTTCATGTCTATACGAAACATAAGAGCATGCTCAGTAACTTGATTCAAACAATCGAAAGTATAGTATTTCAAATCTGTATACAATTTATACGCAGACAATgctaaataaaaaagtgatgtagAACAAGTATATATTACTATTTTGATTTAGCACACAGCGTTAGCTTAAAGCTTGATTATTTAGTACAAAACATAAATGGATAAGCTTCATAACAGTGTAAcagtaaaacagaaaaaaagaaaaacagattcaaactaaaattgtattgtatttttctggaTTCTTCATTATTTCATTGCTTGCCCATAGGTATTACATAAATGCCaagtaaacaaatatttacaagaaAATGTTGATTTAGCATAACGTTTTGTATTGCGACACTTACACGGTATGCAATTTAACAAATGTAGACTGATCTAAATACATATGACCTGGCACGATTTGTCATTTTATACCGTACTTTGCTGAGTAAGATAGTTGAAAATTAAGGATAAAACATATTATACCATATCTATAAGATCGTTCGATTCGCTATTACGCTATGGCGATATATTATTTATCGCTGTATTTTCATTGATTGTACATTTAACATGAACTCTGTAGCGTCTTTATTTACCGTTTAACAATATTGAGTCATATTGTCATCTGATGCAGAAGTTTTTGTAAAGGAATACAAAAATGCGGACAAAggcttttaaacacatttttgctTTGTGATTATAAAGATTCGTGTACAACAGCTCTGGTGCAAAAGGAGATTGTATAAAGGATAGATCTAACCAACTCATGTTTTAAAGTCAACTTTTAAATTAGAAAATGGCTTCTTTAGGTGAGAAACTCTCGTCAAAATCCGAAAGACGTTTGTATAAGGCAAGTGACAATTTGTGTAAATAAGACAAGATTCACtttaaacaacacaatacatACAAACAGATAAATGTATGGGAACCGCATCTGAATGCTAAGTGTGGGAGAGATGAATTAGGCTTCACGTGTTCTTTAAGTTTTCTTCGTATAACAGTGTTTGTGAATTAATTCACGTATCTGTATTATTGCTTGTGGGTTGCTCTGTATGAATATTTTTCCTTTTCCAAAAACACGGGCTTTACCAacgtcaaaatatattttattcccatTATGACCATAGCAGCTAATCCACTCCAACGGAAAGGTCATTCTATACGCTTTAGTGTCTTTATCTAAGAAGATTATCTTGCCTGGTGACACTACCATTACACGTTCTCCGACGAGTTTGTTTTTCGTTGCCAGAGGTGTGGGCAGTACCGAGACGTCAAAAAGACTCTCTGTAAAATGATAACAGAATGATTATGCAACGATAATCTTAATATTACGCTTTTCTGTTTTTGGCATCATTTTGCTGATATTATTTACTTATGAATATCTTATAGTCTTAtagcaatatatatttttgcaatTTGATGCACATCATGTTCATTGACTTATTATACAgacaattataaaacacaatggTTGTGTACTAATCCCATTtgttcatttacaaatatattaagaGGTATATTAATGTTGATACTCGTAAACATTCTAAATGACTGTATCTAGCATTTGTCTTTGATTTGTACTTTTGATTTAAACATGTTGCCGGTCGTTCCTTAAATGTACAATTCGATGAATGCATTAAATAAAcgcatttcatttttttatcagtaTGAATGTTTATTTATCAATAACCTTGTAAAGAAATGCAAGAAATGTCCTTgatgtctgaataaatatttgacaaagtatCTTATTTTGCACTTCTTCTTGAAGCTTGGTTTATTCGTGAATGTTCGTGAAATGACATCTCTGATTTTTAAAATCGGAATTCGCTTTTCGCATTCTGTAATCACCGCATGATCTTTTATTTCTTAGTTGATCAACCGACTGACCGAAAGCTAACATCTTCCCCCCTGATAATATATGCTTTCTTCTTGATTTTCAGCTCTGTCTGCAGACTCGGAAAGCAATATTAACCCTACGTACGGTGCATCCGGTCTGTCCTTAGCTAGGGCAGAGTACAGTTGGTTGCTATAAGGAACAGAGTCTGGTGTACTAAACCATTTGTTCTATACTATCTGTTCGGTATTTGGGCTCGAAATGCCGTGTCTTGCAGAAAACAGGGCAACTTGATCAATGCGGACGTTTCGTTTCTATTTATAACCACTTCTTTATCTCTCGCACACGATTCAGTTTTTTCGATTATTGTCTGTACGTCACTGGCTTTATTGCTTACTTCATTTTTCATGCAAGTAAACGTTTTCATAGTATGTTCTTTAAGAAGTTGAAACCTATTATGCACATGAACGCAATGTCTGCACATCCATTGGAAACATTTAT
Encoded proteins:
- the LOC127874924 gene encoding uncharacterized protein LOC127874924 → MDDIRTKKVESLNMCDICGTYSDETFYCVECSQPLCKNCVPLHNNFRLLKGHNINIQAVRCEDTVKHDYVNILASNNHKTSDNSTPVVVHTDKEASIYTGYDDVANRSEKTVVKCVDVTANIVLKSTERAAPDNFNQADWTDGCWKPLFVDTHHSVLDYNDVKKSPSLSFMPKNLDALKRPFFSSAPDISACGRTDMPPPKVCRDSYEDTSDVVYIYSSFNEVSDLAKEEQMKSLNVNGTVSACADVRGDLLDLSRKHGSCGDVNVTNFHTYVNDPNHPICRLIRKLPELPNTGSSKLSNIYDYVDKPSTSLSKSDAGINRRRQLSEPLLNETTHFNHANGHVNVTNGAKTESVTTKSTLGIRPPDLTDIGISPRRMHQNKRGEARTPEEPRKLQTVSGDHFHVQIENTPLASKSKIVGERMLVLEEGQIRILDKDTKLCIATFLLPWIRKVSCHGDNLSVKLGKKSAFGKGIIRIRNHPYVIEEILGLVRGYCKHKCSFS